Proteins encoded in a region of the Egibacteraceae bacterium genome:
- a CDS encoding glycosyltransferase family 2 protein has product MSRAVRAASAGAALVSLHSAVNAALLRTPPTGRLAGSPGGTVSVLVPARDEAARVGACVRAVLDQRGVELELVVLDDGSRDGTATVARAAAADDPRVRVLTGAPPPPGWLGKPHACAQLAAAARGEVLVFLDADVVLAPGGLAATVALLAGGDLDLACPYPRQLAGGVGPRLVQPLLQWSWLSFLPLRLAERSPRPSLTAANGQLLACRAPAYRVAGGHEGVRGRVLEDLELARAFKRAGYRVAVADGTAVATCRMYEGWADLCDGYTKSLWAAFGSPAGAAGAMALLGWLYVLPPAAAVCALQRRRPRAAVAGLAGYAAAVGGRVLTARRTGGRAADALAHPASIVALGGLTAVSWWRKARGRLVWKGRRL; this is encoded by the coding sequence CCGCGCTCGTGAGCCTCCACTCCGCCGTGAACGCCGCCCTCCTGCGCACCCCGCCGACAGGCCGGCTGGCGGGGTCGCCGGGGGGCACGGTGAGCGTGCTCGTCCCGGCACGCGACGAGGCGGCCCGCGTCGGCGCGTGCGTGCGCGCGGTCCTCGACCAGCGCGGCGTCGAGCTCGAGCTCGTGGTGCTCGACGACGGCTCGCGTGACGGGACCGCCACCGTCGCGCGGGCCGCGGCGGCGGACGACCCTCGGGTGCGGGTGCTGACCGGTGCGCCGCCGCCGCCCGGGTGGCTCGGCAAGCCGCATGCCTGCGCGCAGCTCGCCGCCGCAGCGCGGGGCGAGGTGCTCGTGTTCCTCGACGCCGACGTCGTCCTCGCGCCCGGCGGGCTCGCCGCGACGGTGGCGCTGCTCGCCGGAGGCGACCTCGACCTCGCGTGCCCCTACCCCCGGCAGCTCGCCGGCGGGGTGGGTCCGCGCCTCGTCCAGCCCCTGCTGCAGTGGTCGTGGCTGTCGTTCCTGCCGCTGCGGCTGGCCGAGCGCAGCCCCCGCCCGTCGCTGACCGCCGCCAACGGCCAGCTCCTCGCCTGCCGCGCCCCCGCCTACCGGGTCGCCGGCGGTCACGAGGGCGTGCGCGGGCGGGTCCTCGAAGACCTCGAGCTCGCGCGGGCGTTCAAGCGCGCCGGCTACCGCGTCGCCGTCGCGGACGGCACCGCCGTGGCGACGTGCCGGATGTACGAGGGCTGGGCGGACCTCTGCGACGGTTACACGAAGAGCCTGTGGGCGGCGTTCGGCTCACCGGCGGGCGCGGCCGGGGCCATGGCGCTCCTCGGGTGGCTGTACGTGCTGCCGCCGGCGGCGGCGGTCTGCGCCCTCCAGCGCCGGCGCCCCCGCGCAGCGGTGGCCGGCCTCGCCGGCTATGCGGCGGCCGTCGGTGGCAGGGTGCTCACCGCCCGGCGCACCGGCGGCCGGGCCGCCGACGCGCTCGCCCATCCGGCCTCGATCGTCGCGCTCGGCGGTCTCACCGCGGTGAGCTGGTGGCGCAAGGCGCGCGGGCGGCTGGTATGGAAGGGGCGGCGCCTGTGA
- the crtI gene encoding phytoene desaturase family protein, which translates to MRVVVVGAGVGGLAAAARLAAAGHRVTVCEQAPAVGGKLGRVRLAGATFDTGPSLLTMPHVLAETFADTGDPLDRVLDLQPVEPIAEYRYADGTRFATSADPATTAANLDGALACGSGADWLALMRRAGRIWRAVRGPVLERALDGPTDLAPLALRVRDLAAVAPHATLRGLGRRYLRDPRLRMLLDRYATYTGSDPRRAPAALAVVPYVEQTFGAWYVTGGLYRIAEALADRAAGRGARLRLATPVTGIEVAGGRATAVRLADGERLAADAVVANADAAHVYGDLVRSPLANPARRRLARATPSLSGFVVLLVLRGRTAGLGHHTVLFPADYDAEFAALFGSRPRPVADPTLYVAAPRDPAVAPAGGEGLLVLANAPRSDEVDWDAPGTAEAYADRLVDLLAARGLDVRGRVVARRAFTPADLARRTGAVGGAIYGTSSNGPRAAFLRPANRSPVPGLFLVGGSSHPGGGLPLVLLSARIVAGLVGRP; encoded by the coding sequence GTGAGGGTCGTGGTCGTCGGCGCGGGGGTCGGCGGTCTCGCCGCGGCGGCGCGCCTGGCCGCCGCCGGGCACCGCGTCACCGTCTGCGAGCAGGCCCCCGCCGTGGGCGGCAAGCTCGGGCGGGTGCGCCTGGCCGGGGCGACGTTCGACACGGGCCCGTCGCTGCTGACCATGCCCCACGTCCTCGCCGAGACGTTCGCCGACACGGGCGACCCCCTCGACCGGGTCCTCGACCTGCAGCCCGTCGAGCCGATCGCCGAGTACCGCTACGCCGACGGGACGCGTTTCGCGACGTCGGCGGACCCGGCGACGACCGCGGCGAACCTCGACGGCGCGCTGGCGTGCGGCAGCGGCGCGGACTGGCTGGCGCTCATGCGCCGCGCCGGGCGCATCTGGCGGGCCGTGCGCGGACCCGTGCTCGAGCGTGCGCTCGACGGCCCGACCGACCTCGCCCCGCTCGCCCTGCGGGTGCGCGACCTCGCCGCCGTCGCCCCGCACGCGACGCTGCGCGGGCTCGGCCGGCGCTACCTGCGCGACCCGCGCCTGCGGATGCTCCTCGACCGCTACGCCACCTACACCGGCTCCGACCCGCGTCGGGCGCCGGCGGCCCTGGCGGTGGTGCCCTACGTGGAGCAGACCTTCGGCGCCTGGTACGTCACCGGCGGGCTCTACCGCATCGCCGAGGCGCTCGCCGACCGCGCAGCCGGGCGCGGCGCGCGCCTCCGCCTCGCCACGCCGGTCACCGGCATCGAGGTGGCGGGCGGGCGGGCCACCGCCGTGCGCCTGGCGGACGGCGAGCGACTGGCAGCCGACGCCGTGGTCGCCAACGCCGACGCGGCCCACGTCTACGGCGACCTCGTGCGGTCCCCTCTCGCGAACCCGGCCCGCCGCCGGCTCGCCCGCGCGACCCCGTCGCTGTCGGGATTCGTCGTCCTGCTCGTCCTGCGCGGGCGCACCGCGGGGCTCGGGCACCACACGGTGCTCTTCCCCGCCGACTACGACGCGGAGTTCGCCGCGCTGTTCGGCTCGCGTCCCCGCCCGGTGGCCGACCCGACGCTGTACGTCGCCGCCCCGCGCGACCCGGCGGTGGCGCCGGCCGGCGGCGAGGGCCTGCTCGTGCTCGCCAACGCGCCGCGCAGCGACGAGGTCGACTGGGACGCCCCCGGCACGGCGGAGGCCTACGCCGACCGCCTCGTCGACCTGCTCGCCGCCCGGGGCCTCGACGTGCGCGGGCGCGTCGTCGCCCGCCGTGCCTTCACCCCCGCGGACCTCGCCCGGCGCACCGGCGCGGTCGGCGGGGCGATCTACGGCACGTCGAGCAACGGGCCGCGGGCGGCGTTCCTGCGGCCGGCCAACCGCTCCCCCGTGCCCGGGCTGTTCCTCGTCGGCGGCTCGTCGCACCCGGGGGGCGGCCTGCCGCTCGTGCTCCTGTCGGCCCGGATCGTCGCCGGCCTCGTCGGCCGGCCCTGA